In a single window of the Acyrthosiphon pisum isolate AL4f chromosome X, pea_aphid_22Mar2018_4r6ur, whole genome shotgun sequence genome:
- the LOC100169459 gene encoding protein BCL9 homolog isoform X3, with protein MIKEKQYIENKSSSFSSEGDPSAGDDNQMIKTPDNNSGELHHDLDRIIKTESDMTALIDNAGGDVADNKSGVGGSASSNTSPGSSNTDQKQQLMSNDICLSQKSCDRVVLSSMSSGSGGPSDLIDGSGGVQPLMSNVLGANAAGNKQSNTTSGNMDAQQQQYMQQQSQIFVFSTSLANKSAESVLSGNYPTIIAYHCAQPRTKKFLEKHPLKVNQFNRQNPGQWMNNVVASQQQMKHQQQLNKGMAPHGGQPKYGGGTPYSRAMKNNNSPSGASMENPMMQQQPGARMPMWNHHQGNNINDSGPQQLQHPSNHNMMGSMCGPGNNGIMGMSNHGGGGPMGPGMLMNSNNSNQSMMGPGPGSMMNQHGNLCSMGPGSGGGMPMNGMDLDLMDHHNPHHQQHHPNPHHPSNMMDGGHRPMMGGGPHHPHHPPPHHPSGALHHRGSLGMGGPPHHHGMSDMMTMGGPNKCQPSSMDSLMSSSSGPPVSVPSGPGGSPGGHNSLASMMPSLADFDDPIGSGNSSLGATSHHSLTGVQVPDENLTPQQRQHREEQQATLRKLQLVLFPENSNSGGGPSQQQPPPVTSSSSSVGGPLDNCSGSGGMDDLMPSIDDDLDVDAVVTAAAATNSAGDLLLPPKTPTSCSSDWPKSMFGNEDEKKKDNGGRCGPPPSYHQTVARSASVPIVSVPSCSPNSPLAGNGTGVTNTNLSLPSPRTCSALNSPAGGRPSSNMSPTAVRSPGSSGSRLQSSNPGTPVHMSPGHNSCSSMKQQKGPMSNEFSPSSNIATPGQPSGGGQQSPDGLFCHNNKQLSKRGDEPNLMPVPSPQHIQYLNTFDGQELTIQKQPNTGLKDSSSSTTTTTSTMSPSVPTSQNNMDMIMTDSNMKSYNIVRPGDMPLNPSAAAAAAVAAGLQTSQQQPMKHFDPISSLAQMNQQLANNVAGGGSSPIVNHGGGVPSLHHPGGPGHHHPGGGMMSPFGGGGGPPMHLMAGNSDPMCGPMGMGSGGMHDSGMSGPPGSSGRMMYGPGPGIGQGPPPPGPNGGGMSMGPGGGLPMGMPPIGGGRNGGMMMNSCVSGGPLSPKSSSMMQQQQYQQQQQQRLMPRIPAGGGPGGLYNGGANIQVKPSAPNTIQYLPNNSRGGGPRGAPPPPQNQQQQQQPGLDFLQRFSGGPGNGNPLSNLDGKVPTHNLQYFPNSGGGGYNNSNGGAGINDMMCGSGGPPGGGGMGGMPPGGPNNSRGMMRGNSAGMIRLGSGNSGMGMSGSNYNGGPSDNMFGGSGPLHHPSTGHPQQQQMMMMGGGSGGPPPQQHKGGGMMGGPGPPDATQPLPPSMGGGGGPGPGGGPVGFRGPPATNSFIGPTTADPNYAQQFHNFQQQLYATNTRGGGGGGGPSGPGGGGPQQFFVSK; from the exons ATGATCAAGGAGAAGCAATACATCGAAAACAAGTCTTCATCATTTAGTAGTGAAGGGGACCCTAGTGCCGGGGATGATAACCAAATGATAAAAACACCAGATAATAATAGTGGTGAACTACATCACGATTTGGACAGAATTATCAAAACCGAATCTGATATGACAGCTTTAATAGATAATGCTGGCGGGGATGTAGCTGATAATAAGAGTGGTGTTGGTGGAAGTGCAAGTAGCAATACTTCTCCAGGTTCTTCTAACACTGATCAAAAACAACAGCTAATGTCAAATGATATTTGCCTTAGTCAAA aatcgtGCGATCGAGTTGTACTATCTTCAATGAGTAGTGGCAGCGGAGGGCCATCAGATTTAATTGATGGTTCTGGTGGAGTACAACCATTAATGAGCAATGTCTTAGGTGCAAATGCTGCGGGAAACAAACAATCAAATACAACTAGTGGAAATATGGATGCACAACAACAACAGTACATGCAACAACAAAGtcagatttttgtattttccaCGAGCTTAGCAAATAAATCAGCTGAATCTGTATTATCTGGCAATTATCCTACTATCATAGCTTATCATTGTGCTCAACCACGAACAAAAAAATTCCTAGAG aaacatCCATTAAAAGTTAACCAGTTTAATAGACAAAACCCTGGACAGTGGATGAATAATGTGGTTGCATCTCAACAACAAATGAAACATCAACAACAACTTAACAAAGGTATGGCTCCTCATGGCGGACAACCAAAATATGGCGGTGGTACTCCTTATTCAAGAGCAATGAAAAACAACAATAGTCCATCAGGGGCCTCAATGGAAAATCCAATGATGCAACAACAACCTGGAGCAAGAATGCCTATGTGGAATCATCATCAG ggaaATAATATCAATGATTCTGGACCCCAACAGCTACAACATCCttcaaatcataatatgatgGGATCGATGTGCGGTCCTGGTAATAATGGTATCATGGGTATGTCGAATCATGGTGGGGGAGGACCAATGGGTCCTGGAATGTTAATGAACAGCAATAATTCAAATCAATCAATGATGGGTCCTGGTCCTGGTTCAATGATGAATCAGCAtg gaAATTTATGTTCTATGGGGCCAGGTAGCGGTGGTGGGATGCCCATGAATGGTATGGACTTGGATTTAATGGATCATCACAACCCACATCATCAACAACACCACCCAAATCCACATCACCCATCTAATATGATGGATGGGGGTCATAGACCAATGATGGGCGGTGGTCCTCATCATCCACATCATCCTCCTCCACATCATCCTTCTGGTGCACTTCATCATAGAGGTTCTCTCGGAATGGGTGGGCCACCTCACCACCATGGTATGTCTGACATGATGACTATGGGTGGCCCTAATAAATGTCAACCATCCTCAATGGATAGTCTTATGTCATCATCTAGTGGACCACCAGTATCAGTACCTTCAGGCCCTGGTGGTTCACCAGGTGGCCACAATTCTTTAGCTTCTATGATGCCATCTTTAGCTGATTTTGATGATCCTATAGGTAGTGGAAACTCGTCCCTAGGAGCAACATCACACCATTCATTAACTG GTGTTCAAGTACCTGATGAAAATTTGACTCCACAACAAAGACAACATCGTGAAGAACAACAAGCGACTTTACGAAAACTTCAACTAGTGTTATTTCCCGAAAACTCAAATAGTGGCGGAGGACCTTCTCAACAGCAACCCCCGCCTGTTACATCGTCTTCTTCTTCTGTTGGAGGTCCGTTAGACAATTGCAGTGGAAGTGGTGGTATGGATGATTTAATGCCATCTATTGATGATGATTTAGATGTAGATGCTGTTGTAACAGCTGCAGCAGCAACTAATTCTGCCGGTGACCTCTTATTGCCACCTAAAACACCAACGTCATGTTCATCTGATTGGCCAAAATCAATGTTTGGCAATGAAGACGAGAAGAAGAAAGATAATGGAGGACGGTGTGGTCCACCACCTTCTTACCATCAAACCGTTGCTCGATCTGCTAGCGTTCCTATTGTTTCCGTACCAAGTTGTAGCCCCAACTCACCATTAGCTGGCAATGGTACTGGAGTAACAAATACCAATTTGTCATTGCCATCTCCTCGTACATGTTCAGCACTTAACTCTCCAGCTGGTGGTCGACCATCTTCAAATATGAGCCCTACTGCTGTACGATCTCCTGGTAGCAGTGGATCAAGACTACAATCCAGTAATCCAGGTACACCAGTTCATATGTCGCCTGGTCACAATTCTTGTTCATCTATGAAACAACAAAAAGGTCCAATGTCCAATGAATTTTCACCCTCATCTAACATTGCTACTCCGGGTCAACCTAGTGGTGGTGGTCAACAATCTCCTG acGGATTATTTTGTCACAACAATAAACAGCTATCTAAAAGGGGAGATGAACCTAATCTAATGCCTGTTCCTTCTCCTCAGCACATTCAGTACCTTAATACATTTGATGGCCAAGAACTTACCATTCAAAAACAACCTAATACAGGTTTAAAAGATTCATCATCCTCTACTACTACAACTACTTCAACAATGTCCCCCTC AGTCCCTACATCTCAAAACAATATGGACATGATAATGACTGATTCGAATAtgaaatcgtataatattgttcgtcCTGGTGACATGCCTTTAAACCCTTCTGCAGCTGCCGCAGCAGCAGTTGCAGCTGGTCTTCAAACATCACAACAGCAACCAATGAAACATTTTGATCCGATATCTTCTTTGGCTCAAATGAACCAACAATTAGCTAATAATGTCGCTGGTGGAGGATCATCTCCGATTGTTAACCATGGTGGTGGAGTACCTTCTTTACATCATCCTGGTGGTCCAGGACATCATCATCCTGGAGGTGGAATGATGTCACCTTTCGGTGGAGGAGGTGGTCCACCAATGCACTTGATGGCTGGTAATAGTGATCCTATGTGTGGTCCAATGGGAATGGGTAGTGGTGGAATGCACGACAGTGGAATGAGTGGTCCTCCTGGTAGTAGTGGTCGAATGATGTATGGTCCAGGACCAGGGATCGGACAAGGACCACCACCGCCAGGTCCTAATGGAGGTGGAATGTCGATGGGACCAGGAGGTGGATTACCAATGGGAATGCCTCCAATAGGTGGAGGTAGGAATGGTGGTATGATGATGAATTCCTGTGTTAGTGGTGGTCCATTATCACCAAAATCTTCATCAATGatgcaacaacaacaatatcaacagcaacaacaacaaagaTTAATGCCTAGGATACCAGCAGGAGGTGGACCCGGAGGCTTATATAATGGTGGTGCTAATATACAAGTGAAACCTAGTGCACCCAACACAATACAATACTTACCCAACAATTCTAGAGGTGGCGGTCCTAGAGGTGCTCCTCCACCTCCTCAAAatcaacaacaacagcaacaacctGGCTTAGATTTTTTGCAAAGGTTTTCTGGTGGACCTGGTAATGGAAATCCATTGTCTAATCTAGATGGAaaagtacctactcataatttacaatattttccaaattcTGGTGGCGGCggttacaataatagtaatggCGGTGCCGGAATTAATGATATGATGTGTGGTAGTGGTGGTCCTCCTGGCGGAGGTGGTATGGGTGGTATGCCCCCTGGTGGTCCAAATAATAGTCGAGGAATGATGCGTGGTAATTCAGCGGGTATGATAAGACTAGGAAGTGGTAACAGCGGAATGGGAATGAGTGGTAGTAACTATAATGGAGGACCTTCGGATAATATGTTTGGTGGTAGTGGACCTCTTCATCATCCATCAACAGGTCatccacaacaacaacaaatgaTGATGATGGGAGGTGGTTCAGGAGGCCCTCCACCTCAGCAACATAAAGGTGGAGGAATGATGGGTGGACCAGGTCCTCCAGATGCTACACAACCTTTACCACCATCAATGGGTGGTGGAGGTGGTCCAGGACCGGGTGGTGGTCCTGTAGGATTTAGAGGTCCACCTGCAACAAATTCATTCATCGGTCCAACTACAGCAGATCCAAATTACGCCCAGCAATTTCATAATTTCCAGCAACAATTATATGCCACCAATACTCGAGGTGGAGGTGGAGGAGGAGGTCCATCAGGACCTGGCGGAGGAGGACCTCAACAATTTTTTGTGTCgaagtaa
- the LOC100169459 gene encoding protein BCL9 homolog isoform X1, producing MIKEKQYIENKSSSFSSEGDPSAGDDNQMIKTPDNNSGELHHDLDRIIKTESDMTALIDNAGGDVADNKSGVGGSASSNTSPGSSNTDQKQQLMSNDICLSQIKHEDTSNNSGIKVEDNNTTSTTTTTVESDFESCDRVVLSSMSSGSGGPSDLIDGSGGVQPLMSNVLGANAAGNKQSNTTSGNMDAQQQQYMQQQSQIFVFSTSLANKSAESVLSGNYPTIIAYHCAQPRTKKFLEKHPLKVNQFNRQNPGQWMNNVVASQQQMKHQQQLNKGMAPHGGQPKYGGGTPYSRAMKNNNSPSGASMENPMMQQQPGARMPMWNHHQGNNINDSGPQQLQHPSNHNMMGSMCGPGNNGIMGMSNHGGGGPMGPGMLMNSNNSNQSMMGPGPGSMMNQHGNLCSMGPGSGGGMPMNGMDLDLMDHHNPHHQQHHPNPHHPSNMMDGGHRPMMGGGPHHPHHPPPHHPSGALHHRGSLGMGGPPHHHGMSDMMTMGGPNKCQPSSMDSLMSSSSGPPVSVPSGPGGSPGGHNSLASMMPSLADFDDPIGSGNSSLGATSHHSLTGVQVPDENLTPQQRQHREEQQATLRKLQLVLFPENSNSGGGPSQQQPPPVTSSSSSVGGPLDNCSGSGGMDDLMPSIDDDLDVDAVVTAAAATNSAGDLLLPPKTPTSCSSDWPKSMFGNEDEKKKDNGGRCGPPPSYHQTVARSASVPIVSVPSCSPNSPLAGNGTGVTNTNLSLPSPRTCSALNSPAGGRPSSNMSPTAVRSPGSSGSRLQSSNPGTPVHMSPGHNSCSSMKQQKGPMSNEFSPSSNIATPGQPSGGGQQSPDGLFCHNNKQLSKRGDEPNLMPVPSPQHIQYLNTFDGQELTIQKQPNTGLKDSSSSTTTTTSTMSPSVPTSQNNMDMIMTDSNMKSYNIVRPGDMPLNPSAAAAAAVAAGLQTSQQQPMKHFDPISSLAQMNQQLANNVAGGGSSPIVNHGGGVPSLHHPGGPGHHHPGGGMMSPFGGGGGPPMHLMAGNSDPMCGPMGMGSGGMHDSGMSGPPGSSGRMMYGPGPGIGQGPPPPGPNGGGMSMGPGGGLPMGMPPIGGGRNGGMMMNSCVSGGPLSPKSSSMMQQQQYQQQQQQRLMPRIPAGGGPGGLYNGGANIQVKPSAPNTIQYLPNNSRGGGPRGAPPPPQNQQQQQQPGLDFLQRFSGGPGNGNPLSNLDGKVPTHNLQYFPNSGGGGYNNSNGGAGINDMMCGSGGPPGGGGMGGMPPGGPNNSRGMMRGNSAGMIRLGSGNSGMGMSGSNYNGGPSDNMFGGSGPLHHPSTGHPQQQQMMMMGGGSGGPPPQQHKGGGMMGGPGPPDATQPLPPSMGGGGGPGPGGGPVGFRGPPATNSFIGPTTADPNYAQQFHNFQQQLYATNTRGGGGGGGPSGPGGGGPQQFFVSK from the exons ATGATCAAGGAGAAGCAATACATCGAAAACAAGTCTTCATCATTTAGTAGTGAAGGGGACCCTAGTGCCGGGGATGATAACCAAATGATAAAAACACCAGATAATAATAGTGGTGAACTACATCACGATTTGGACAGAATTATCAAAACCGAATCTGATATGACAGCTTTAATAGATAATGCTGGCGGGGATGTAGCTGATAATAAGAGTGGTGTTGGTGGAAGTGCAAGTAGCAATACTTCTCCAGGTTCTTCTAACACTGATCAAAAACAACAGCTAATGTCAAATGATATTTGCCTTAGTCAAA TTAAGCACGAAGATACCAGTAATAACAGTGGCATTAAAGTAGAAGATAACAATACTACAAGTACAACGACAACTACTGTTGAATCTGACTTTG aatcgtGCGATCGAGTTGTACTATCTTCAATGAGTAGTGGCAGCGGAGGGCCATCAGATTTAATTGATGGTTCTGGTGGAGTACAACCATTAATGAGCAATGTCTTAGGTGCAAATGCTGCGGGAAACAAACAATCAAATACAACTAGTGGAAATATGGATGCACAACAACAACAGTACATGCAACAACAAAGtcagatttttgtattttccaCGAGCTTAGCAAATAAATCAGCTGAATCTGTATTATCTGGCAATTATCCTACTATCATAGCTTATCATTGTGCTCAACCACGAACAAAAAAATTCCTAGAG aaacatCCATTAAAAGTTAACCAGTTTAATAGACAAAACCCTGGACAGTGGATGAATAATGTGGTTGCATCTCAACAACAAATGAAACATCAACAACAACTTAACAAAGGTATGGCTCCTCATGGCGGACAACCAAAATATGGCGGTGGTACTCCTTATTCAAGAGCAATGAAAAACAACAATAGTCCATCAGGGGCCTCAATGGAAAATCCAATGATGCAACAACAACCTGGAGCAAGAATGCCTATGTGGAATCATCATCAG ggaaATAATATCAATGATTCTGGACCCCAACAGCTACAACATCCttcaaatcataatatgatgGGATCGATGTGCGGTCCTGGTAATAATGGTATCATGGGTATGTCGAATCATGGTGGGGGAGGACCAATGGGTCCTGGAATGTTAATGAACAGCAATAATTCAAATCAATCAATGATGGGTCCTGGTCCTGGTTCAATGATGAATCAGCAtg gaAATTTATGTTCTATGGGGCCAGGTAGCGGTGGTGGGATGCCCATGAATGGTATGGACTTGGATTTAATGGATCATCACAACCCACATCATCAACAACACCACCCAAATCCACATCACCCATCTAATATGATGGATGGGGGTCATAGACCAATGATGGGCGGTGGTCCTCATCATCCACATCATCCTCCTCCACATCATCCTTCTGGTGCACTTCATCATAGAGGTTCTCTCGGAATGGGTGGGCCACCTCACCACCATGGTATGTCTGACATGATGACTATGGGTGGCCCTAATAAATGTCAACCATCCTCAATGGATAGTCTTATGTCATCATCTAGTGGACCACCAGTATCAGTACCTTCAGGCCCTGGTGGTTCACCAGGTGGCCACAATTCTTTAGCTTCTATGATGCCATCTTTAGCTGATTTTGATGATCCTATAGGTAGTGGAAACTCGTCCCTAGGAGCAACATCACACCATTCATTAACTG GTGTTCAAGTACCTGATGAAAATTTGACTCCACAACAAAGACAACATCGTGAAGAACAACAAGCGACTTTACGAAAACTTCAACTAGTGTTATTTCCCGAAAACTCAAATAGTGGCGGAGGACCTTCTCAACAGCAACCCCCGCCTGTTACATCGTCTTCTTCTTCTGTTGGAGGTCCGTTAGACAATTGCAGTGGAAGTGGTGGTATGGATGATTTAATGCCATCTATTGATGATGATTTAGATGTAGATGCTGTTGTAACAGCTGCAGCAGCAACTAATTCTGCCGGTGACCTCTTATTGCCACCTAAAACACCAACGTCATGTTCATCTGATTGGCCAAAATCAATGTTTGGCAATGAAGACGAGAAGAAGAAAGATAATGGAGGACGGTGTGGTCCACCACCTTCTTACCATCAAACCGTTGCTCGATCTGCTAGCGTTCCTATTGTTTCCGTACCAAGTTGTAGCCCCAACTCACCATTAGCTGGCAATGGTACTGGAGTAACAAATACCAATTTGTCATTGCCATCTCCTCGTACATGTTCAGCACTTAACTCTCCAGCTGGTGGTCGACCATCTTCAAATATGAGCCCTACTGCTGTACGATCTCCTGGTAGCAGTGGATCAAGACTACAATCCAGTAATCCAGGTACACCAGTTCATATGTCGCCTGGTCACAATTCTTGTTCATCTATGAAACAACAAAAAGGTCCAATGTCCAATGAATTTTCACCCTCATCTAACATTGCTACTCCGGGTCAACCTAGTGGTGGTGGTCAACAATCTCCTG acGGATTATTTTGTCACAACAATAAACAGCTATCTAAAAGGGGAGATGAACCTAATCTAATGCCTGTTCCTTCTCCTCAGCACATTCAGTACCTTAATACATTTGATGGCCAAGAACTTACCATTCAAAAACAACCTAATACAGGTTTAAAAGATTCATCATCCTCTACTACTACAACTACTTCAACAATGTCCCCCTC AGTCCCTACATCTCAAAACAATATGGACATGATAATGACTGATTCGAATAtgaaatcgtataatattgttcgtcCTGGTGACATGCCTTTAAACCCTTCTGCAGCTGCCGCAGCAGCAGTTGCAGCTGGTCTTCAAACATCACAACAGCAACCAATGAAACATTTTGATCCGATATCTTCTTTGGCTCAAATGAACCAACAATTAGCTAATAATGTCGCTGGTGGAGGATCATCTCCGATTGTTAACCATGGTGGTGGAGTACCTTCTTTACATCATCCTGGTGGTCCAGGACATCATCATCCTGGAGGTGGAATGATGTCACCTTTCGGTGGAGGAGGTGGTCCACCAATGCACTTGATGGCTGGTAATAGTGATCCTATGTGTGGTCCAATGGGAATGGGTAGTGGTGGAATGCACGACAGTGGAATGAGTGGTCCTCCTGGTAGTAGTGGTCGAATGATGTATGGTCCAGGACCAGGGATCGGACAAGGACCACCACCGCCAGGTCCTAATGGAGGTGGAATGTCGATGGGACCAGGAGGTGGATTACCAATGGGAATGCCTCCAATAGGTGGAGGTAGGAATGGTGGTATGATGATGAATTCCTGTGTTAGTGGTGGTCCATTATCACCAAAATCTTCATCAATGatgcaacaacaacaatatcaacagcaacaacaacaaagaTTAATGCCTAGGATACCAGCAGGAGGTGGACCCGGAGGCTTATATAATGGTGGTGCTAATATACAAGTGAAACCTAGTGCACCCAACACAATACAATACTTACCCAACAATTCTAGAGGTGGCGGTCCTAGAGGTGCTCCTCCACCTCCTCAAAatcaacaacaacagcaacaacctGGCTTAGATTTTTTGCAAAGGTTTTCTGGTGGACCTGGTAATGGAAATCCATTGTCTAATCTAGATGGAaaagtacctactcataatttacaatattttccaaattcTGGTGGCGGCggttacaataatagtaatggCGGTGCCGGAATTAATGATATGATGTGTGGTAGTGGTGGTCCTCCTGGCGGAGGTGGTATGGGTGGTATGCCCCCTGGTGGTCCAAATAATAGTCGAGGAATGATGCGTGGTAATTCAGCGGGTATGATAAGACTAGGAAGTGGTAACAGCGGAATGGGAATGAGTGGTAGTAACTATAATGGAGGACCTTCGGATAATATGTTTGGTGGTAGTGGACCTCTTCATCATCCATCAACAGGTCatccacaacaacaacaaatgaTGATGATGGGAGGTGGTTCAGGAGGCCCTCCACCTCAGCAACATAAAGGTGGAGGAATGATGGGTGGACCAGGTCCTCCAGATGCTACACAACCTTTACCACCATCAATGGGTGGTGGAGGTGGTCCAGGACCGGGTGGTGGTCCTGTAGGATTTAGAGGTCCACCTGCAACAAATTCATTCATCGGTCCAACTACAGCAGATCCAAATTACGCCCAGCAATTTCATAATTTCCAGCAACAATTATATGCCACCAATACTCGAGGTGGAGGTGGAGGAGGAGGTCCATCAGGACCTGGCGGAGGAGGACCTCAACAATTTTTTGTGTCgaagtaa